A single genomic interval of Musa acuminata AAA Group cultivar baxijiao chromosome BXJ3-4, Cavendish_Baxijiao_AAA, whole genome shotgun sequence harbors:
- the LOC135635629 gene encoding putative RING-H2 finger protein ATL69, whose amino-acid sequence MSPDSISAPLAEAPPSAAAVGLGYGIAIAVGILVLVSTIMLASYVCVRVKGGAHRPFPAPSLPVRPAASAPGDAAAVVVVTTLGLDGPAIEAFYPKFVCGQGGASAPAGPCPICLAEYEAGEALRRAPDCGHCFHAGCVDEWLRVSATCPLCRSSPVPSAAATPVATPLSELIPLAAHAR is encoded by the coding sequence ATGTCGCCCGACTCCATCTCTGCACCTCTGGCCGAAGCGCCGCCGTCAGCCGCAGCGGTTGGCCTCGGATACGGCATCGCCATAGCGGTTGGCATTCTCGTCCTCGTCTCCACCATCATGCTGGCCTCCTACGTCTGCGTCCGCGTCAAGGGCGGCGCCCACCGCCCGTTCCCCGCCCCGTCCCTCCCGGTTCGGCCTGCCGCCTCTGCCCCAGGCGACGCCGCCGCCGTTGTGGTGGTGACGACCTTAGGACTAGACGGCCCCGCCATCGAGGCTTTCTACCCCAAGTTCGTCTGCGGCCAGGGCGGGGCGTCGGCGCCGGCGGGGCCGTGCCCGATTTGCCTGGCAGAGTACGAGGCCGGGGAGGCCCTGCGGCGGGCGCCGGACTGCGGGCATTGCTTCCACGCGGGCTGCGTCGACGAGTGGCTCAGGGTGAGCGCGACATGCCCGCTATGCCGCAGCTCGCCGGTGCCGTCTGCGGCGGCGACGCCGGTGGCGACCCCGCTGTCGGAGTTGATCCCTCTGGCGGCGCACGCCCGGTGA
- the LOC103980452 gene encoding protein DGS1, mitochondrial isoform X2 has translation MPLQLRNAVVPRESHGQGIEFLWWLRAECLTHTDRRIAARASRASIMLEDIMEYVLCNLHNVQKSLHFWQSRAEGTNARKIYFMIFERGPLAFIDGAYEMISRLGPGGAPFQHLSHAASNTISHKIASLTILRRCLADFLAQVYLEVNKYGGTLIEDADKSLPFVLLSINSLFVKLEASISQAHELLVVHNSDKSSVDQNGSYILHFEKIPEVDLEISQWTETNIRDTTDLIYQNIQRLESYLSFILSTCQKPKRLTLYWLHYTCGAVGLSLCSVWLLRHSSLTGSSDIDNWICEAKESATGFLKDHVEQPLISIRDELFETFRRRHKGVMEIEEVQLTADSLHRMLLAFCEQTKGRKLPENIPDQEMLEMVMARYEKEVMHPLQNLLSGELARAMLIQIQKLKLDLETAMLELNQILKANEINFAILAALPAFFLSLLLLVLVRAWVIQDKGAEGRGRVARRKRRLLVVEVEKRLVQFQTCMDEGKEDDARCLYGLVLCSLDHLYKAVESHAKETGEWISLRQDIVDLAKPDLKTIYKLTVTSRMGRMYDCLLPSSKRQ, from the exons AATTGCAGCCAGAGCATCAAGAGCGTCCATTATGTTAGAAGACATTATGGAATATGTATTATGCAATTTGCATAATGTTCAGAAAAGTTTGCACTTTTGGCAATCTCGAGCTGAG GGAACAAATGCTCGGAAGATTTATTTCATGATCTTTGAAAGAGGACCATTGGCCTTTATTGATGGTGCTTATGAAATGATAAGCAGACTTGGCCCCGGTGGCGCTCCATTTCAGCATCTATCTCATGCTGCTTCCAATACAATATCTcacaaaattgctagtttgaccATTCTAAGGCGCTGCCTCGCCGATTTTCTTGCACAG GTTTATTTGGAAGTTAACAAGTATGGTGGAACGTTGATTGAAGATGCTGACAAGTCACTGCCTTTTGTGCTGCTGTCCATAAATAGCCTTTTCGTAAAACTAGAAGCTTCCATTTCCCAAGCACATGAACTGCTTGTAGTTCATAAT AGTGACAAGTCCTCTGTGGATCAGAACGGCTCATATATACTTCACTTCGAGAAAATACCTGAGGTGGACCTTGAAATATCTCAGTGGACGGAGACTAATATAAGGGATACTACAGATCTGATTTATCAGAATATCCAGAGATTAGAATCATATTTATCTTTCATT CTTTCCACATGTCAAAAACCAAAGAGATTGACATTATATTGGTTACATTACACCTGCGGTGCAGTTGGCCTGTCACTATGTTCAGTGTGGCTCTTGCGGCATAGTAGTTTGACGGGAAGCTCTGACATAGACAATTGGATCTGTGAAGCAAAGGAATCTGCAACTGGATTTCTGAAGGATCATGTTGAACAACCA CTTATTTCCATCAGAGATGAACTTTTTGAAACATTTAGGAGGAGACATAAAGGCGTGATGGAAATAGAAGAGGTGCAGTTGACTGCCGATTCTTTACACAG GATGTTGTTGGCTTTCTGTGAGCAAACAAAAGGTCGAAAGCTACCAGAGAATATTCCAGATCAGGAAATGCTGGAAATGGTCATGGCCAG ATATGAGAAAGAGGTGATGCACCCGCTTCAAAATCTCTTGAGTGGAGAGCTTGCTCGAGCAATGCTTATTCAG ATTCAAAAGCTGAAGCTGGATCTTGAGAC AGCAATGCTTGAGCTGAATCAGATTCTTAAGGCAAATGAAATAAATTTTGCTATTCTAGCTGCTCTACCAgccttttttctttctcttcttctgcttGTGTTGGTACGGGCATGGGTTATTCAG GATAAAGGTGCAGAAGGCAGAGGGAGAGTTGCTCGCAGGAAAAGGCGGCTTCTTGTTGTTGAAGTTGAGAAAAGACTGGTGCAGTTCCAGACTTGCATGGATGAAGGGAAG GAGGATGATGCTCGATGCTTGTATGGATTGGTGTTGTGTAGTCTTGATCACCTGTACAAGGCAGTGGAAAGTCATGCAAAGGAAACCGGCGAGTGGATAAG CCTGCGACAGGATATTGTGGACTTAGCTAAGCCGGATTTGAAAACCATATACAAGCTTACTGTTACTTCAAGAATGGGGCGGATGTATGATTGCTTGCTTCCTTCTTCAAAGCGGCAGTGA
- the LOC103980452 gene encoding protein DGS1, mitochondrial isoform X3: MLEDIMEYVLCNLHNVQKSLHFWQSRAEGTNARKIYFMIFERGPLAFIDGAYEMISRLGPGGAPFQHLSHAASNTISHKIASLTILRRCLADFLAQVYLEVNKYGGTLIEDADKSLPFVLLSINSLFVKLEASISQAHELLVVHNSDKSSVDQNGSYILHFEKIPEVDLEISQWTETNIRDTTDLIYQNIQRLESYLSFILSTCQKPKRLTLYWLHYTCGAVGLSLCSVWLLRHSSLTGSSDIDNWICEAKESATGFLKDHVEQPLISIRDELFETFRRRHKGVMEIEEVQLTADSLHRMLLAFCEQTKGRKLPENIPDQEMLEMVMARYEKEVMHPLQNLLSGELARAMLIQIQKLKLDLETAMLELNQILKANEINFAILAALPAFFLSLLLLVLVRAWVIQDKGAEGRGRVARRKRRLLVVEVEKRLVQFQTCMDEGKEDDARCLYGLVLCSLDHLYKAVESHAKETGEWISLRQDIVDLAKPDLKTIYKLTVTSRMGRMYDCLLPSSKRQ, translated from the exons ATGTTAGAAGACATTATGGAATATGTATTATGCAATTTGCATAATGTTCAGAAAAGTTTGCACTTTTGGCAATCTCGAGCTGAG GGAACAAATGCTCGGAAGATTTATTTCATGATCTTTGAAAGAGGACCATTGGCCTTTATTGATGGTGCTTATGAAATGATAAGCAGACTTGGCCCCGGTGGCGCTCCATTTCAGCATCTATCTCATGCTGCTTCCAATACAATATCTcacaaaattgctagtttgaccATTCTAAGGCGCTGCCTCGCCGATTTTCTTGCACAG GTTTATTTGGAAGTTAACAAGTATGGTGGAACGTTGATTGAAGATGCTGACAAGTCACTGCCTTTTGTGCTGCTGTCCATAAATAGCCTTTTCGTAAAACTAGAAGCTTCCATTTCCCAAGCACATGAACTGCTTGTAGTTCATAAT AGTGACAAGTCCTCTGTGGATCAGAACGGCTCATATATACTTCACTTCGAGAAAATACCTGAGGTGGACCTTGAAATATCTCAGTGGACGGAGACTAATATAAGGGATACTACAGATCTGATTTATCAGAATATCCAGAGATTAGAATCATATTTATCTTTCATT CTTTCCACATGTCAAAAACCAAAGAGATTGACATTATATTGGTTACATTACACCTGCGGTGCAGTTGGCCTGTCACTATGTTCAGTGTGGCTCTTGCGGCATAGTAGTTTGACGGGAAGCTCTGACATAGACAATTGGATCTGTGAAGCAAAGGAATCTGCAACTGGATTTCTGAAGGATCATGTTGAACAACCA CTTATTTCCATCAGAGATGAACTTTTTGAAACATTTAGGAGGAGACATAAAGGCGTGATGGAAATAGAAGAGGTGCAGTTGACTGCCGATTCTTTACACAG GATGTTGTTGGCTTTCTGTGAGCAAACAAAAGGTCGAAAGCTACCAGAGAATATTCCAGATCAGGAAATGCTGGAAATGGTCATGGCCAG ATATGAGAAAGAGGTGATGCACCCGCTTCAAAATCTCTTGAGTGGAGAGCTTGCTCGAGCAATGCTTATTCAG ATTCAAAAGCTGAAGCTGGATCTTGAGAC AGCAATGCTTGAGCTGAATCAGATTCTTAAGGCAAATGAAATAAATTTTGCTATTCTAGCTGCTCTACCAgccttttttctttctcttcttctgcttGTGTTGGTACGGGCATGGGTTATTCAG GATAAAGGTGCAGAAGGCAGAGGGAGAGTTGCTCGCAGGAAAAGGCGGCTTCTTGTTGTTGAAGTTGAGAAAAGACTGGTGCAGTTCCAGACTTGCATGGATGAAGGGAAG GAGGATGATGCTCGATGCTTGTATGGATTGGTGTTGTGTAGTCTTGATCACCTGTACAAGGCAGTGGAAAGTCATGCAAAGGAAACCGGCGAGTGGATAAG CCTGCGACAGGATATTGTGGACTTAGCTAAGCCGGATTTGAAAACCATATACAAGCTTACTGTTACTTCAAGAATGGGGCGGATGTATGATTGCTTGCTTCCTTCTTCAAAGCGGCAGTGA